From a region of the Hymenobacter jejuensis genome:
- a CDS encoding ATP-binding protein, translating into MLLLICWLSMLAAGARAQEPSGDRVLAAVRDHPQADTGRVNRLLALAEREKTTKRSFAAYQEALSLARHIKYASGEAHALLGLGFYYRFRNDYARAFRYTKQAQQQFRQLGDKLSQIWCLYNLSFTVYGQGQFAQAMTYSLEGLNLAEELHSQKWLTLIHSQLGIACITVGEYAQARHYLLRGLRLAQRAGDQEGAAFCIDGLGRLAALQGKWAEALRYHDQQVVLAQAAGNQRLATLGQMRSAEMSERLGHYQQVFAVSFRTLQRLRKLDDVGNIPYMQIILARAYLHTNRPDSALVYGRASLLAGQRSGTKMVIREASDVLAQASARLGRFADAYRYQLLFTAYKDSLSNQDLRRRTAALQYNHELDKQQSQIRLLTRNQQLSRQRAEQQRLLLVGSLVALAAVAGLSVLLWRNNQEKQRTNVRLQKQKRALKATQAQLVQREKMASLGELTAGIAHEIQNPLNFVTNFSELSAELVSELADAQQQIPRDEALETELLADLKQNLYKISQHGSRAASIVKGMAEHARPFAGERQPTDLNAVAEEHLRLAYHSQRAKHKDFNVTLTTRFAKELEPIEAVPQEIGRVLLNLYANAFYAVHQKAAKMGPEYHPEVTVSTQRAGPNVELRVHDNGVGMPPEVIEKAFQPFFTTKPAGQGTGLGLSLSYDIITKGYGGTLTVESRESEYTEVVLTLPITSTSLWDKTNEAWEESAV; encoded by the coding sequence ATGCTCTTACTCATCTGTTGGCTCAGTATGCTGGCCGCCGGGGCGAGGGCGCAGGAACCAAGCGGCGATCGGGTGCTGGCCGCAGTGCGTGACCATCCGCAGGCCGACACCGGGCGGGTAAATCGCCTTCTGGCGTTGGCGGAGCGCGAAAAAACGACCAAGCGCAGCTTCGCCGCTTATCAGGAAGCATTGTCGCTAGCGCGGCACATAAAGTATGCTTCCGGCGAAGCGCACGCGTTGCTGGGCTTGGGCTTCTACTACCGCTTTCGCAACGATTACGCCCGCGCCTTTCGCTACACGAAGCAGGCCCAACAGCAGTTTCGGCAGCTAGGCGATAAGCTGAGTCAGATCTGGTGCCTGTATAATCTGTCTTTCACGGTGTACGGACAAGGCCAGTTTGCCCAAGCCATGACCTACAGCCTCGAAGGTTTGAACCTGGCCGAAGAGCTGCACAGTCAAAAGTGGTTGACTTTGATACACAGCCAATTAGGAATTGCTTGCATAACGGTAGGCGAATACGCACAGGCCCGGCACTACCTGCTGCGCGGCCTTCGGCTGGCCCAGCGAGCAGGCGACCAAGAAGGAGCCGCGTTTTGCATCGACGGCTTGGGCCGGCTGGCTGCTTTGCAGGGAAAATGGGCCGAAGCGCTACGCTACCACGATCAGCAAGTAGTGCTTGCGCAAGCGGCTGGTAATCAAAGACTTGCTACTTTAGGGCAAATGCGGAGCGCGGAGATGAGCGAACGTTTGGGCCACTACCAACAGGTGTTTGCCGTCAGCTTCCGGACCCTTCAGCGCCTTCGCAAATTGGATGATGTGGGCAACATTCCGTATATGCAAATCATTCTGGCGCGGGCCTACCTGCACACCAACCGCCCCGATAGCGCCCTGGTGTACGGACGAGCCAGCCTGCTTGCCGGCCAACGCAGCGGGACCAAGATGGTGATCCGGGAGGCCAGCGATGTGCTGGCCCAAGCCAGCGCCCGGCTCGGTCGCTTTGCCGACGCTTACCGCTACCAGCTGCTGTTTACGGCTTACAAAGACAGCCTCAGCAACCAAGACCTGCGGCGACGCACGGCGGCGCTGCAATACAACCACGAGCTGGACAAGCAGCAATCGCAGATCCGGCTGCTCACGCGCAACCAGCAGCTCAGCCGCCAGCGCGCCGAACAGCAGCGCCTGCTTTTGGTCGGCTCCCTGGTGGCTCTGGCGGCAGTAGCGGGCCTGAGCGTGTTGCTGTGGCGCAACAACCAGGAGAAACAGCGAACCAACGTCCGGCTGCAAAAGCAGAAGCGTGCGCTCAAAGCTACGCAGGCGCAACTGGTGCAACGAGAAAAAATGGCGTCATTGGGCGAACTGACCGCGGGCATCGCCCACGAGATCCAGAATCCGCTCAACTTCGTGACCAACTTCTCGGAGCTGTCGGCGGAGTTGGTCAGCGAACTCGCCGACGCCCAACAACAAATTCCACGCGACGAAGCTCTGGAAACCGAACTGCTGGCCGACCTGAAGCAGAATCTGTATAAAATCAGTCAGCACGGAAGTCGGGCCGCGAGCATCGTGAAAGGGATGGCCGAACACGCGCGTCCCTTTGCCGGCGAGCGGCAGCCCACCGATCTGAATGCGGTAGCGGAAGAGCATCTGCGCCTTGCCTACCACAGCCAGCGCGCCAAGCACAAAGATTTCAACGTGACGCTCACCACCCGCTTCGCCAAGGAGTTGGAACCGATAGAGGCCGTGCCCCAGGAAATCGGGCGCGTGCTGCTGAATCTCTACGCCAATGCGTTCTATGCCGTGCACCAGAAAGCGGCCAAAATGGGACCGGAATATCATCCGGAAGTAACGGTCAGCACACAACGTGCCGGGCCGAATGTGGAGTTGCGGGTGCACGACAACGGCGTAGGCATGCCCCCAGAAGTTATAGAGAAAGCTTTTCAGCCGTTTTTCACCACCAAGCCCGCCGGACAGGGGACTGGGCTGGGCCTGTCCTTGAGCTACGATATCATCACGAAAGGCTATGGCGGTACGCTCACCGTGGAGAGCCGCGAAAGTGAATACACCGAGGTGGTTCTCACCCTGCCGATCACCAGCACCAGCCTCTGGGATAAAACCAACGAAGCGTGGGAAGAAAGCGCTGTATAA
- a CDS encoding Gfo/Idh/MocA family protein, which produces MSQIPDSPSRREFIKHSAVAAATFMIVPRFVLGGKGYTAPSDQLVVASVGVGGKGESDVAAFAKTGKARIGYLCDVDDRRAAKSVAAFPQAKYYKDWRQMLDKEAKNIDAVSVSTPDHNHAIITLAAMQLGKHVYVQKPLTHDIYEARMLTEAAKRYKVVTQMGNQGASNDGVRQLQEWYDAKIIGDVHTVYCWTDRPVWPQGIPWPTTKAALPPELDWDLWLGTAPYREYVDKLVPFNWRGWWEYGTGALGDMGCHLLEAPFRVLNLQYASTVQASVGSVYVDEFKRGYFPESCPPSSHVTLTFPKTNKTKQDVTLHWMDGGIQPERPEELGPNELFGDGGNGILFVGKKGKMMASTYSADPRLLPVSRTQEVHVKQTIARVPGQAGGHYAQWVEACLAGYGNKAVSSPFEMAGPLTEALLMANLAIRGYDIQRPKATGSGMDYPGRGIELVWDNKQMKVTNFDDVNRFVKRDYREGWKLGI; this is translated from the coding sequence ATGAGCCAGATCCCGGATTCGCCGTCCCGCCGCGAGTTTATCAAGCACAGTGCCGTAGCTGCGGCCACCTTCATGATTGTGCCGCGCTTCGTGTTGGGCGGCAAAGGGTACACCGCGCCCAGCGACCAATTGGTGGTCGCCAGCGTCGGCGTCGGCGGAAAAGGGGAGAGCGACGTGGCTGCGTTTGCCAAAACCGGCAAAGCGCGCATCGGCTACTTATGCGACGTTGACGACCGTCGCGCCGCCAAATCGGTGGCGGCATTTCCGCAGGCCAAATACTACAAGGATTGGCGGCAGATGCTGGACAAAGAAGCCAAGAACATCGATGCTGTGTCGGTGTCCACGCCCGATCACAACCACGCCATCATTACGCTGGCCGCCATGCAGCTGGGCAAGCACGTGTACGTGCAAAAGCCGCTCACGCACGACATCTACGAGGCGCGTATGCTGACTGAAGCCGCCAAGCGGTATAAAGTCGTGACGCAGATGGGCAACCAGGGCGCTTCCAACGATGGGGTGCGGCAGCTGCAAGAGTGGTACGACGCCAAGATCATCGGCGACGTGCACACCGTGTATTGCTGGACCGACCGCCCCGTGTGGCCCCAGGGCATTCCGTGGCCGACTACCAAAGCCGCGCTGCCCCCGGAACTGGACTGGGACCTGTGGCTGGGCACGGCGCCCTACCGCGAATACGTCGATAAGCTGGTGCCCTTCAACTGGCGCGGCTGGTGGGAATACGGCACCGGCGCACTCGGCGACATGGGCTGCCATCTGCTGGAAGCCCCTTTCCGCGTTCTGAATCTGCAATATGCCTCCACGGTACAGGCCAGCGTGGGCAGCGTGTACGTCGATGAGTTTAAGCGCGGTTATTTCCCCGAAAGCTGCCCGCCTTCCAGTCACGTCACCCTGACCTTTCCCAAAACAAACAAAACCAAGCAAGACGTGACGCTGCACTGGATGGACGGCGGTATTCAGCCCGAGCGGCCCGAGGAATTGGGCCCCAATGAGCTGTTTGGCGACGGCGGCAACGGCATTCTGTTCGTCGGGAAAAAGGGCAAGATGATGGCCAGCACTTACTCCGCCGACCCGCGCCTGCTGCCGGTTTCGCGCACTCAGGAAGTCCACGTCAAGCAAACCATCGCCCGTGTGCCAGGGCAGGCCGGCGGCCACTATGCGCAGTGGGTAGAAGCGTGCCTGGCCGGCTACGGCAACAAAGCGGTCAGCTCCCCCTTCGAGATGGCTGGCCCGCTCACGGAGGCCTTGCTCATGGCCAACCTCGCCATTCGCGGCTACGACATCCAGCGCCCCAAAGCCACGGGCTCCGGCATGGATTACCCCGGCCGCGGCATTGAGCTGGTATGGGACAACAAGCAAATGAAGGTGACCAACTTCGACGACGTAAACCGCTTCGTGAAGCGCGACTACCGTGAAGGCTGGAAGCTGGGGATCTAA
- a CDS encoding SDR family oxidoreductase, with protein sequence MNRLDNKVAVITGGTSGIGLATAHEFVAQGASVLVTGRTQESVAKVAAELGERGYGIVSDTGSLSDIRALPQAVAAHFPQIDILFINAGIAKFTPIADVTEAIFDESMTPNFKGAYFTIQALLPLLRDGSSIILNTSVNAHMGVANASLYAASKAALLSLSRNLSAELLPRRIRVNAISPGPVATPLHSAAKLGISAEQLRQMDESTVKQVPLGRYGTPEEIARAALFFASDDSSFVLGAELIVDGGMITL encoded by the coding sequence ATGAATCGACTCGACAATAAAGTAGCCGTAATTACTGGCGGCACGAGCGGCATTGGCTTGGCCACGGCGCACGAATTTGTGGCGCAAGGCGCAAGCGTACTCGTAACCGGGCGCACGCAGGAGTCGGTGGCGAAAGTGGCGGCCGAACTCGGGGAGCGCGGCTATGGTATCGTTTCCGACACCGGCAGCCTCTCCGACATTCGTGCGCTTCCGCAAGCGGTAGCAGCGCATTTCCCGCAGATCGACATTCTATTTATCAATGCCGGCATCGCCAAATTCACGCCCATCGCGGACGTGACGGAAGCCATCTTCGACGAGAGCATGACCCCCAATTTCAAGGGCGCTTATTTCACCATTCAGGCGCTCTTGCCGCTGCTACGCGACGGCAGCTCGATCATTCTCAATACCTCCGTAAACGCCCACATGGGCGTGGCCAATGCCAGCCTCTACGCGGCGTCAAAAGCCGCGTTGCTCTCGCTCTCGCGCAATCTGTCGGCCGAGTTGCTGCCCCGCCGCATTCGCGTCAACGCCATCAGTCCTGGCCCGGTAGCTACACCGCTGCACAGCGCGGCCAAGCTGGGCATCTCGGCCGAGCAGCTTCGGCAAATGGACGAAAGCACGGTGAAGCAGGTGCCACTGGGCCGCTACGGCACGCCCGAAGAAATTGCCAGGGCCGCTCTGTTCTTCGCCTCCGACGATTCGTCGTTTGTGTTGGGTGCCGAGCTCATTGTCGATGGGGGCATGATTACGCTGTAG